A single region of the Acidobacteriota bacterium genome encodes:
- a CDS encoding gamma-glutamylcyclotransferase, with protein sequence MAPTDPCWLFGYGSLIFRPAIPFVERRPARVRGWTRRFWQWSTDHRGEPWRPGRVVTLVPALEDCCWGMAYRLDESDAETILADLDIRERGGYVRMEIELELRDPAEQASDVSPASPQVVTGLTYQAWPGNRNYAGPAPLAEIAAQVLEATGPSGTNADYVRALHAALNALGLEDPHVAAVAVMCRK encoded by the coding sequence GTGGCCCCGACCGATCCATGCTGGCTCTTCGGCTACGGCTCGCTGATCTTCCGCCCGGCGATCCCCTTCGTGGAGCGCCGGCCCGCTCGCGTCCGAGGCTGGACCCGGCGTTTCTGGCAGTGGTCGACGGACCACCGCGGCGAACCCTGGCGTCCTGGGCGGGTCGTTACTCTGGTGCCCGCGCTGGAGGACTGCTGCTGGGGCATGGCCTATCGTCTCGACGAATCGGACGCCGAGACCATCCTCGCCGACCTCGACATCCGCGAACGGGGCGGCTACGTCCGCATGGAGATCGAGCTTGAACTGCGGGACCCTGCCGAGCAGGCGTCGGACGTTTCGCCGGCGTCGCCACAAGTCGTGACGGGCCTCACGTACCAGGCCTGGCCTGGCAACCGGAACTACGCCGGCCCGGCGCCGCTCGCCGAGATCGCGGCTCAGGTCCTGGAAGCGACAGGTCCGAGCGGTACGAACGCCGACTACGTGCGGGCCCTCCACGCCGCACTCAATGCTCTCGGCCTCGAGGACCCGCACGTGGCGGCCGTGGCTGTCATGTGCCGTAAGTAG